A window of the Leishmania infantum JPCM5 genome chromosome 18 genome harbors these coding sequences:
- a CDS encoding putative calpain-like cysteine peptidase: MTVTREQSYISVCKELNDPPLRQLQETLKYGDARLDVSGIYLPRKHFRCVLQFVEERPDIEELILDGANTGVEEVKLLKESLLRSCVSKLSLQRIKLDSASANIIRQLCIENSNLVSVVLRDTCIPSYLVDEIMLIVDLNRLNAESLTSTSTAGAQQNASAVGRWMLFRGKKDRDFCATVKLSSSVQSKVVDSFVTSYDSVFSDISFQQDAFNHPVAGTETIRWSKYCALHSFQEAGLGNSKAPFSPSPYYNNQNLCAALNILSIYDALCKSLVVKRYPDAGLYVFRLFAGESPVEVYVDDLVPCVHVDAACTIVGLNSCSSPFYAAVLEKAVAKAIGGYRYIQELSLRDCIDLLTGCTSFEVNLLSGSSFSTTFDTLRALSEYGHKLVACAIPRTSIEEQTFEESGVCCGIPYAILKTDACQKNGAHYAFLIQVAAPSSERALKYAFEYEMYKTEEVNGNRVLWMTFEDFAATFERIFLLLWPFDDAVSDHKTTVEFQVASESLSAASQFAKNPSFLIQNKGRNSSAVMVSLSASSASDATIGAECLFYKAANTENGASLRRYNVCEGNAFFGSEVFEGNEGSVFFNLLPTERLQMTLSSRVPSSFRIRISSVENVDAMQLPDIMASSTFSSKWNTLFKAKRFSDDIFQLNRISVGCTLSLVLALSQNTGSSPPFPLGVLGWKGTSIDVVDATKPHFSTQQERSTVCVHSFLLTLAAGESFFLLPYCCGSRCPDDYDLTVFCKESFTQSSVKTASVLRCTKT, translated from the coding sequence ATGACAGTGACACGGGAGCAGTCATATATCTCTGTGTGCAAGGAACTAAATGACCCCCCTCTTCGCCAGCTTCAAGAGACTTTGAAGTATGGCGATGCAAGGCTTGATGTCAGCGGAATTTACTTACCACGGAAGCACTTTCGCTGCGTATTGCAATTTGTTGAGGAGCGCCCCGACATCGAAGAGCTAATCTTGGATGGTGCGAACACaggtgtggaggaggtgaagctACTGAAAGAGTCATTGCTGCGCTCTTGCGTGTCAAAGCTGAGTCTGCAACGGATAAAGCTAGACTCTGCAAGCGCAAATATTATTCGTCAACTCTGCATTGAAAATTCGAACTTAGTGTCTGTTGTACTGAGAGACACGTGCATCCCTTCTTATCTAGTCGATGAAATTATGCTGATTGTTGATTTGAATCGCTTGAACGCAGAATCGCTGACCTCCACGTCTACTGCAGGGGCGCAACAGAACGCCTCGGCTGTGGGACGGTGGATGCTTTTCAGAGGAAAAAAAGACCGTGACTTTTGTGCGACTGTGAAGCTATCGTCTAGTGTGCAGAGTAAAGTTGTCGACAGTTTTGTTACATCATACGATTCTGTTTTTAGCGATATCTCTTTTCAGCAAGACGCTTTCAATCACCCTGTTGCAGGGACGGAAACAATTCGGTGGAGTAAATACTGTGCATTGCACTCCTTTCAGGAAGCTGGGCTGGGAAACTCCAAAGCTCCTTTCTCGCCATCGCCTTATTACAACAACCAGAATTTGTGCGCTGCTTTGAATATTCTCAGCATTTACGATGCCCTCTGCAAGTCGTTGGTTGTAAAACGATACCCTGATGCAGGACTGTACGTTTTTCGCCTTTTTGCTGGCGAATCACCCGTTGAGGTGTACGTTGACGATTTAGTTCCATGCGTTCACGTAGATGCGGCGTGCACCATTGTTGGTTTGAATTCGTGCAGTAGCCCGTTTTACGCCGCGGTTCTTGAGAAGGCTGTTGCAAAAGCAATTGGTGGTTATCGCTACATCCAAGAACTATCGTTACGTGACTGCATCGATCTCCTTACAGGTTGTACAAGTTTCGAAGTGAATTTATTGAGCGGATCATCGTTTTCTACCACTTTCGACACGCTGCGGGCCCTGAGCGAGTATGGACACAAACTGGTCGCGTGCGCCATCCCGCGTACCTCGATTGAGGAACAGACTTTTGAAGAGAGTGGGGTGTGCTGCGGCATTCCGTACGCCATTTTGAAAACGGATGCTTGCCAAAAAAATGGTGCTCACTATGCTTTTTTAATCCAGGTGGCTGCCCCATCGAGTGAAAGGGCCCTGAAGTACGCGTTTGAGTATGAGATGTACAAAACGGAAGAGGTGAACGGGAATCGTGTTTTGTGGATGACGTTTGAAGACTTTGCTGCTACGTTTGAGCGCATTTTTCTTCTGCTGTGGCCTTTCGACGACGCTGTATCGGATCATAAGACGACTGTGGAGTTTCAAGTAGCAAGCGAGTCTCTGTCTGCGGCTTCTCAATTCGCCAAGAACCCCAGTTTTTTGATTCAAAACAAAGGAAGGAACTCAAGCGCGGTTATGGTGTCGCTATCCGCTTCTTCCGCATCTGACGCCACAATTGGAGCCGAATGTCTTTTTTACAAGGCCGCTAATACTGAGAACGGAGCTTCCCTGCGTCGCTACAATGTATGCGAAGGCAACGCATTTTTTGGCTCAGAGGTGTTCGAAGGGAATGAGGGCTCTGTTTTTTTCAATCTGCTTCCCACAGAGCGCCTGCAGATGACTCTTTCTTCGCGTGTACCAAGCAGTTTTAGGATTCGAATATCTTCCGTGGAGAATGTCGACGCAATGCAGCTCCCAGACATTATGGCTTCGTCGACTTTTTCTTCAAAGTGGAATACACTCTTTAAGGCAAAGCGTTTTTCTGACGATATATTTCAGCTTAACAGGATTAGTGTTGGATGCACTCTCAGTCTTgtgcttgctctctctcaAAACACTGGCAGCAGCCCTCCTTTCCCGCTCGGAGTGCTTGGTTGGAAGGGTACTTCTATCGACGTTGTCGATGCAACCAAGCCACATTTTTCCACACAACAGGAAAGGAGCACTGTCTGCGTACATAGCTTCCTGCTTActctcgctgctggcgaaagcttctttctcctcccttACTGCTGCGGAAGCCGATGTCCCGATGATTATGATCTTACAGTTTTCTGTAAGGAGAGCTTTACGCAGAGCAGTGTGAAAACGGCCTCTGTGCTACGATGTACAAAGACCTGA
- a CDS encoding putative vacuolar protein sorting complex subunit, protein MTWNKAADHLIVVSNTGFVHFYNYCGATAATSLPMEIPVVCTSCDNGFVALIDTATEAKLVLVHLGPQKEYTVRELSLPQSIRQFMRTIALVALDESADKRQTTEVFLSYSPWSSNSFICRCVFGASNSSFLELDVPVEGGRVLEMCRSPTGRAVAFMMLDGSVYSTNSGFSEVSLLRRTDATPESFVQMTWCGSHCVAYLQRMQYGSASGEAEGEGEDYSCSLFLMSVDEPDNSDCISDLPFDGCLLPEKDGVWVLSRESLYFLQIAPLAVQHVFSVGSRAAGAMLVTTYDEFMTGDASAVRMLRNLEHTSGALVEAVAECVAAAGFEFDAAQQKRLLRIAAFGRTFCSLCDSSSFIAMSKRLRVRNHLRLEPLGMIVTDQQLADLGEVRLLQRLTMCSEHQVAFCVAEALGSDLKPVMLDWAMCRLARVSVHSKDEELEVAKQIVKKLKACRFTAFAELAQQAKVTGRGAAAVVLLDAEVNPSQQVPMLLSIGEPEMALKRAIQAADADLVFTVMVNMIRSRGSAALATLTSHKISCDLLLQYVGVCEGNQQLMAEYFNKHPRVQAYFHLRSYFREETRLGHALSQSMESGNWEMLQECKGVDIQAAIVSTKKAVEQSPRPQSTTTAFSPIVGGGIPFPASMIDERFLQLQSSLLDEQTQLMNEYKDYRFLQASAADTIRYALEHGRTSVAQRLKNAFCVPEKMFQRCMLSAYLCTSQWDLIDDMSGISSNKKTLLDGEAFVTALLSYKRPQQAKQYISRIPKIETRMEYYVLCSDWFGAGADCKRSNDPDLLTQLKDRAKGNPDVLRQIEEGWSTMPHPSGISFPKFF, encoded by the coding sequence ATGACATGGAACAAGGCAGCTGATCACCTGATAGTAGTTTCGAATACAGGTTTCGTCCACTTTTACAACTATTGCggtgcaacggcagcgacgtcTTTGCCGATGGAAATACCGGTTGTCTGTACATCGTGCGACAACGGGTTTGTTGCACTGATCGACACCGCAACTGAAGCGAAGCTTGTACTTGTGCACCTTGGACCACAGAAGGAGTACACAGTGCGCGAGCTCTCTTTGCCGCAGAGCATTCGCCAGTTCATGAGAACGATCGCTCTCGTCGCCCTTGACGAAAGCGCTGACAAAAGACAGACAACAGAGGTGTTTCTTTCTTATTCACCGTGGTCCTCGAACTCATTCATTTGTCGGTGCGTTTTCGGAGCCTCAAACTCGTCTTTCCTAGAGCTCGATGTGCCAGTCGAGGGAGGGCGAGTTCTGGAGATGTGCCGCTCGCCCAccggccgcgccgtcgcgttTATGATGCTAGATGGGTCGGTATACTCAACGAATAGCGGATTCTCTGAGGTTTCTCTGCTTAGGCGTACTGACGCGACTCCGGAAAGTTTTGTGCAAATGACGTGGTGTGGAAGCCATTGTGTTGCATATCTACAACGAATGCAGTACGGCAGCGCGTCGGGTGAGGctgagggtgagggtgaggacTACTCCTGCTCGCTATTCTTGATGAGCGTCGACGAACCTGACAACAGTGACTGCATCTCCGACTTACCGTTTGATGGTTGTCTTCTTCCCGAGAAGGACGGTGTTTGGGTGCTTTCTAGAGAGTCGCTGTATTTCTTGCAGATTGCCCCGCTTGCCGTCCAGCACGTCTTTTCTGTCGGTTCGCGGGCCGCTGGGGCGATGCTTGTGACAACGTACGACGAGTTCATGACCGGAGATGCATCTGCCGTGCGAATGCTACGGAATCTTGAGCACACCTCAGGCGCGCTGGTGGAAGCGGTCGCTGAGTgcgttgctgcagcaggctTCGAGTttgacgcggcgcagcagaagcggctgtTGAGAATCGCCGCATTTGGCCGAACATTTTGTTCCCTCTGTGATTCAAGCTCATTCATAGCCATGTCGAAGCGACTGCGTGTGCGCAATCATCTTCGTCTCGAGCCGCTCGGCATGATAGTGACTGACCAGCAGCTCGCCGACCTCGGCGAGGTGCGCCTTCTACAGCGTCTTACTATGTGCAGTGAGCATCAGGTAGCCTTTTGTGTGGCAGAAGCTCTCGGGTCAGATTTAAAGCCAGTGATGTTGGACTGGGCGATGTGTAGGCTGGCGCGTGTCTCTGTTCACAGcaaggacgaggagctggaggtCGCGAAGCAAATAGTCAAGAAGCTGAAGGCGTGTAGATTCACTGCATTCGCAGAGTTGGCACAGCAGGCTAAGGTCaccggccgcggcgccgccgcggtggtaCTGCTGGATGCAGAAGTGAATCCGTCTCAACAAGTGCCGATGCTGCTCAGCATAGGCGAGCCTGAAATGGCCTTGAAGCGCGCCATTCAAGCCGCTGACGCGGATCTGGTGTTCACTGTCATGGTTAACATGATCCGCAGTCGCGGCTCCGCTGCGCTTGCCACCTTGACATCGCACAAAATTTCGTGcgatctgctgctgcaatACGTGGGGGTGTGCGAAGGCAATCAGCAGCTCATGGCGGAGTACTTCAATAAGCACCCACGAGTTCAGGCCTACTTCCATCTGCGCAGCTACTTTCGCGAGGAAACACGACTGGGACACGCGCTGTCGCAGTCGATGGAAAGCGGAAATTGGGAAATGCTACAAGAATGCAAAGGCGTGGACATTCAGGCTGCTATTGTCTCGACAAAAAAGGCTGTAGAGCAGAGCCCACGCCCGCAGTCGACCACCACGGCCTTTTCTCCGATTGTCGGTGGCGGGATTCCGTTCCCAGCTTCCATGATCGATGAGCGCTTTttgcagctgcagagcagcCTCCTCGACGAGCAGACTCAGCTTATGAACGAGTACAAGGACTACCGCTTCCTGCaggccagcgccgccgacacGATCCGCTACGCCCTCGAGCATGGACGCACTTctgtcgcgcagcggctgaaGAATGCGTTTTGTGTACCAGAGAAGATGTTCCAGCGGTGCATGCTCAGTGCGTACTTGTGCACTAGTCAGTGGGACCTCATTGACGACATGAGCGGCATCTCGTCCAACAAGAAGACGCTGCTTGACGGCGAGGCTTTTGTTACTGCCTTGCTCTCCTACAAGCGCCCGCAGCAGGCAAAGCAGTATATTTCGCGCATTCCAAAGATTGAGACGCGGATGGAATACTACGTGCTCTGCAGCGACTGGttcggtgccggtgccgatTGCAAGCGGAGCAACGACCCCGATTTGCTAACGCAGCTGAAGGACCGGGCCAAAGGAAATCCAGACGTACTGCGTCAGATCGAAGAGGGCTGGAGCACAATGCCCCACCCGTCAGGCATCAGCTTTCCCAAGTTCTTTTAG
- the PDEA gene encoding cAMP phosphodiesterase A — protein MPEFLEQLQQLASVYAICGNTVSVMAGMSDTAEELSFRSYDSSEDASYICNLNEKALHTAKASLCDNADWSSFFREVQLAFNSGKVAVQPGNAHRAAGTATAPVSADSKGLACSMEVHCLSGSGEKRATFVLERTTEDQQKYILESMLQAHHMYNHPKEYEQQLLHIMEAKEIACTKREALDRELVALNDNLTRNKHKQKINNERKEELLKSLGGYSTENTGNPWRAIQEQQQRAAGENNKSRLPSPLGNRICKDFDLVLFRMIKSRWLSPEQCDACSPANRVVQPFSKEDLAIQVSQLSGSRAAIWKALDSIDSWSYRVFDVQAAMSGDDYLSLSTQTHGGSLLVTMYALLCMHDFLQKFQIDEQIALNWISAVEASYHGNPYHNSMHAADVLQITDFIITRGGLAKRCDLSDIQVFSALLAASIHDFDHPGINNNFHIKTGSYLATLYNDRSVLENLHVSSVFELMKNPAFNILASFSDEQRHEVRETMIEMVLATDMGSHGKYVANLKGKMQEHSSFTQTSEQNLCLAIALKMADISNCGRPLDIYLRWGAKVSDEFYQQGDRERNLGLECSPFMDRLQPSLAKSQIAFMNYIITPFFEQVAELLPDMRFAVGLVEENKAYWANHDDS, from the coding sequence atgCCCGAGTTTcttgagcagctgcagcagctggcaaGTGTGTATGCCATCTGCGGCAATACTGTCTCCGTGATGGCGGGGATGAGCGACACAGCAGAGGAGCTGTCATTCCGTTCCTACGACAGTTCAGAAGACGCCTCCTACATCTGCAACCTGAACGAGAAGGCCCTTCACACAGCGAAGGCCTCGCTCTGCGACAATGCCGATTGGAGCAGCTTCTTTCGCGAGGTTCAGCTGGCATTCAACTCGGGTAAAGTAGCCGTGCAGCCTGGGAATGCTCATCGAGCCGCCGGTACTGCCACCGCGCCAGTTTCCGCCGACTCCAAAGGCCTAGCATGCTCGATGGAGGTGCATTGCCTGTCGGGGTCAGGGGAGAAGCGTGCCACCTTCGTGCTTGAGCGAACCACGGAGGACCAGCAGAAGTATATTCTCGAGAGCATGCTGCAGGCGCATCACATGTATAATCACCCGAAGGAGtacgagcagcagctgctccacatCATGGAAGCCAAGGAGATAGCGTGCACGAAGCGCGAGGCACTTGATCGTGAGCTGGTCGCGCTGAACGATAATCTGACACGCAACAAACACAAGCAGAAGATAAACAACGAGCGCAAAGAGGAGCTTCTAAAGAGCCTCGGCGGTTACAGCACAGAGAACACGGGAAATCCGTGGCGAGCGATCcaggaacagcagcagagggcAGCTGGCGAGAACAACAAGTCTCGGCTTCCGAGCCCGCTCGGGAACCGCATCTGCAAGGACTTTGATCTTGTCCTGTTTCGCATGATCAAGAGTCGGTGGCTGTCACCGGAGCAGTGCGACGCATGCTCGCCCGCGAATCGCGTCGTGCAGCCGTTCTCCAAGGAGGACCTAGCGATCCAGGTGAGCCAACTCTCAGGTAGCCGAGCTGCGATATGGAAGGCGCTGGACTCCATCGACTCATGGAGCTACCGCGTGTTTGATGTCCAGGCGGCTATGAGCGGTGACGACTACCTCTCGCTCTCGACGCAGACGCACGGCGGGTCTCTTCTGGTAACCATGTACGCACTGCTGTGCATGCACGATTTCCTGCAAAAATTCCAGATCGACGAGCAGATTGCGCTCAACTGGATCAGCGCAGTGGAGGCGAGCTACCATGGAAACCCGTATCACAACTCGATGCACGCCGCGGATGTGCTGCAGATTACGGACTTCATCATCACACGGGGAGGGTTGGCGAAGCGGTGCGACCTAAGCGACATCCAGGTCTTCTCTGCCTTGCTGGCTGCTTCGATCCATGACTTCGACCACCCTGGCATCAACAATAACTTCCACATCAAGACCGGCAGCTACCTTGCTACGCTGTACAACGATCGCAGTGTCCTGGAAAATCTGCACGTGAGCAGCGTTTTCGAGCTCATGAAGAACCCAGCCTTCAACATCCTAGCAAGCTTCAGTGATGAGCAGCGTCATGAGGTCCGCGAGACGATGATAGAGATGGTGCTGGCGACAGACATGGGCTCTCACGGAAAGTACGTGGCGAATCTGAAGGGCAAGATGCAGGAGCACTCTAGTTTCACCCAGACCAGCGAGCAGAATCTCTGCCTCGCGATTGCTCTGAAAATGGCCGACATTTCAAACTGTGGGCGCCCGCTTGACATTTACCTGCGCTGGGGCGCGAAGGTGTCGGACGAGTTCTACCAGCAGGGCGACCGTGAGCGCAACCTGGGCCTCGAATGCAGTCCCTTCATGGATCGCCTTCAGCCGAGCCTTGCGAAGAGCCAGATTGCCTTCATGAACTACATCATCACTCCCTTCTTTGAGCAAGTGGCCGAGCTTCTGCCTGATATGCGCTTCGCGGTGGGTTTGGTGGAGGAAAACAAAGCGTACTGGGCCAACCACGACGACTCGTAG
- a CDS encoding putative methyltransferase: MKRREQRRQREREQLPAALTKLVQLIPSDEDARSYLAREFADITQGEAGLNAPCSAEGSGHDAGAGDAWIYGSGLEKLLSVLGEEACPDGAFDIVRITRRVPRSQSTIYRINVAELCFAVSQASGPVDVHERRRTAAATSGPLDETIPLLQYYRGSRFDAIVHGEDPSSAARHAVAAALSEKNGSHPEIASAGNGSRKNVDSEWSAFVQSMSTPLPMTLRLHHSERALEAIATRMLTTPDIAAVVRPVAAFPSTSGLYSCSNSDYHSHKRVEYVCRTLHAASAVSFQEVVSAIPVFVLDVQPQHTVVDLCAAPGSKTVQALDTMLSGGWSADVCRGVLIANEKDRVKATQTLPARLKRYHAPNVMTTRCDGVQWPRLYLDDPTNSSSELQELRFDRIICDVPCSGDGTIRKERSIATTWSASYVKSLVPTQRALLCRGLDLLATGGILVYSTCSMDPKEDEEVVCVGLEAFGDSVELIDVNAVLQQKGFHLHSAGGILSPNVEGMQHPVLPPTYDGNKVLRILPHRDDTGGFFVAAFRKVKQPDWTAPTVVRHKLNHWTKGKLWAPVGVEDEAWVNISTFYGFDRRDEANFAYYDATSSSSGKGLVPLYHLNPNGGPIRRIVLSTPALADMVLRTRPYKGPGVEVVSVGVRAFEAYDGKFLPTAACRWRAVVESASFLAPRFTARRLHFRVSKHKQLLENLLRNGHVYTRDHWRAVLGGDSAVVAANANPKALVKPGSRLEALLMQGSSESTISDEEVAVLLTSQVEVGCVLVGIISDEPTDAAAGPWYMSATLSGHKLELAIDGSLRAFGLMTFFGIHDVERASLVGNNTGSAVADEAPEEQAKEV; encoded by the coding sequence ATGAAGCGTcgtgagcagcgccgacagcgcgagcgcgagcagctgccggcTGCCTTGACGAAGCTGGTCCAACTCATTCCATCCGACGAGGATGCGCGCAGCTACCTTGCAAGGGAGTTCGCCGACATCACACAGGGCGAAGCGGGGCTGAATGCACCGTGCTCCGCGGAGGGAAGTGGGCACGATGCTGGCGCAGGCGACGCGTGGATCTACGGCAGCGGGCTCGAGAAGCTGCTGTCGGTTCTAGGAGAGGAGGCGTGTCCTGATGGCGCTTTTGATATTGTTCGTATCACTCGCCGCGTGCCGCGTAGCCAATCCACGATTTACAGAATCAACGTGGCAGAGTTGTGCTTTGCGGTTTCCCAGGCGTCGGGCCCGGTGGATGTCCACGAGCGAcgccgcactgctgctgccacgtcCGGGCCGCTGGACGAGACGATACCTCTTCTGCAGTACTACCGAGGCAGTCGATTTGACGCCATTGTGCATGGCGAGGACCCGTCTTCTGCAGCTCGacatgccgtcgccgcagcattATCGGAGAAAAACGGCAGCCATCCTGAGATCGCCTCTGcaggcaacggcagcagaaAGAACGTTGACTCGGAATGGTCGGCGTTCGTGCAGAGCATGTCTACGCCGCTTCCTATGACGCTTCGCCTGCACCACAGCGAGCGTGCTTTGGAGGCCATCGCAACCCGCATGCTCACCACACCCGAcatcgccgccgtggtgcgTCCTGTGGCCGCCTTTCCGTCCACCTCTGGTCTCTACTCCTGCAGCAATAGCGACTACCACAGCCACAAGCGCGTGGAGTACGTCTGCCGCACCCTGCACGCTGCTAGCGCCGTGTCATTTCAGGAGGTGGTGTCGGCGATACCGGTGTTTGTGCTGGATGTGCAGCCGCAACACACTGTCGTGGATCTCTGCGCGGCACCTGGAAGCAAAACAGTGCAGGCGTTGGACACTATGCTGAGCGGTGGGTGGTCTGCAGACGTCTGTCGAGGGGTGCTCATCGCAAACGAAAAGGACAGAGTGAAGGCGACGCAGACACTTCCGGCGCGTTTGAAGCGCTACCACGCCCCGAACGTGATGACCACCCGATGCGACGGTGTGCAGTGGCCCCGTTTGTACCTCGACGATCCTACGAACTCGAGCAGCGAGCTGCAAGAACTGCGGTTTGACCGCATCATCTGCGACGTCCCGTgcagcggtgacggcacCATCCGCAAAGAGCGTTCCATCGCCACAACATGGTCGGCAAGCTATGTGAAGTCCCTCGTGCCAACCCAACGTGCGTTGCTGTGCCGCGGCCTTGACCTCTTGGCCACAGGGGGCATTCTAGTCTACAGCACATGCAGCATGGATCCgaaggaagacgaggaggtggtTTGCGTCGGGTTGGAGGCTTTCGGCGACAGTGTCGAGCTCATCGACGTGAACGCGGTTCTACAGCAGAAGGGGTTTCACCTGCATTCGGCAGGAGGTATTCTCTCCCCGAATGTGGAGGGGATGCAGCACCCAGTGCTGCCGCCCACGTACGACGGCAACAAGGTCCTGCGCATTTTGCCGCATCGTGATGACACCGGCGGGTTTTTTGTGGCGGCTTTCCGCAAAGTAAAGCAGCCAGACTGGACGGCGCCAACAGTGGTTCGACACAAGCTGAACCACTGGACGAAAGGCAAGCTGTGGGCGCCGGTTGGcgtcgaggacgaggcgTGGGTCAACATATCAACCTTCTACGGCTTTGACCGCCGCGACGAAGCGAACTTCGCCTACTATGACGCCACTAGCTCTTCGTCCGGGAAAGGTCTCGTGCCTCTGTATCACCTCAATCCAAATGGTGGGCCCATACGCCGCATCGTTCTCTCGACTCCCGCGCTGGCGGATATGGTGCTGCGCACACGTCCGTACAAGGGCCCTGGCGTGGAGGTGGTTTCcgtcggtgtgcgcgcgttcgAGGCATACGACGGGAAGTTTTTGCCCACTGCGGCCTGCCGgtggcgcgccgtcgtcgagtCCGCCTCTTTTCTGGCACCGCGCTTTACTGCCCGAAGGCTGCATTTCCGCGTCTCGAAGCACAAGCAGCTACTCGAGAATCTGCTCCGAAACGGCCACGTTTACACGCGAGATCACTGGAGGGCAGTGCTGGGCGGAGATTCTGCCGTTGTAGCCGCTAACGCGAATCCGAAGGCGCTGGTCAAGCCTGGCAGCCGACTCGAGGCGTTGTTGATGCAGGGCAGTAGTGAATCTACCATCTctgacgaggaggtggcggtgctgctgacaAGCCAGGTGGAGGTAGGGTGCGTTTTGGTGGGCATCATCTCCGACGAGCCGACCGATGCAGCCGCTGGTCCGTGGTACATGAGCGCGACGCTGAGCGGGCACAAGCTGGAGCTCGCCATTGATGgctctctgcgtgcgttcGGGTTGATGACGTTTTTTGGCATTCACGACGTTGAGCGTGCCTCGCTGGTCGGCAACAACACCGGCAGTGCGGTCGCAGACGAAGCACCTGAGGAGCAGGCAAAGGAGGTGTAG
- the PKAC1 gene encoding protein kinase A catalytic subunit, translating to MITKAEASKWRLSDLEMRETVGTGTFGRVRLVKHKGTGQYAALKILKKQEILRMKQVDHVMAEASLLQEIDHPFIVSMLRGYMDKNRLYILLEYVVGGELFSHLRKAGKFPNDVSKFYCAEVILAFDYLHNKTIVYRDLKPENILLDQDGNIKITDFGFAKRVTERTFTLCGTPEYLAPEIIQSKGHNKAVDWWALGILLYEMLVGYPPFFDDSPMKIYEKILVGKVLFPRWVDSKARDFIKGLLSLDPTKRLGSLPNGTEDIKNHKYFAEVDWNVVLSKKIPAPIPVRQHKEGDTHYFDKYPDSPLNSLRTLTPAQQDCFANFCNGQYTDE from the coding sequence ATGATCACCAAGGCCGAAGCTTCCAAGTGGAGGCTGAGCGACTTGGAGATGCGTGAGACGGTCGGCACCGGCACTTTCGGCCGAGTACGCTTGGTGAAGCACAAAGGAACAGGCCAGTACGCGGCCCTCAAGATCCTCAAGAAGCAGGAGATTCTCCGAATGAAGCAGGTCGACCACGTGATGGCGGAGGCAAGTCTTCTCCAGGAGATCGACCACCCTTTTATTGTGAGCATGCTGCGGGGATACATGGACAAGAACCGGCTGTACATACTCCTCGAGTACGTGGTAGGCGGCGAGCTGTTCTCGCATCTCCGCAAGGCCGGCAAGTTCCCTAATGATGTCTCGAAGTTCTACTGCGCCGAGGTGATCCTAGCATTTGACTACCTGCACAACAAGACGATCGTTTACCGCGATCTGAAGCCGGAGAACATTCTCCTCGACCAAGACGGTAACATAAAGATCACGGATTTCGGATTCGCGAAGCGCGTGACGGAGCGTACGTTTACGCTTTGTGGCACACCTGAGTACCTAGCCCCCGAGATCATTCAGAGCAAGGGGCACAACAAGGCTGTCGACTGGTGGGCGCTCGGCATCCTGCTGTACGAAATGCTGGTTGGCTACCCGCCGTTCTTCGACGACAGCCCGATGAAGATCTACGAGAAGATCCTTGTGGGCAAGGTGCTCTTCCCGCGATGGGTAGACTCGAAGGCCCGAGACTTCATCAAGGGCCTTCTATCCCTCGATCCCACGAAGCGCCTTGGCAGTTTGCCCAACGGCACGGAGGACATCAAGAACCACAAGTACTTTGCGGAAGTGGACTGGAATGTAGTGCTGTCCAAGAAGATTCCCGCGCCGATCCCGGTACGGCAACACAAGGAGGGCGATACCCACTACTTCGACAAGTACCCCGACAGCCCACTCAACTCTTTGCGCACTTTGACTCCAGCACAGCAGGACTGCTTCGCAAACTTCTGCAACGGCCAGTATACGGACGAGTAG
- a CDS encoding putative ras-related protein rab-5 produces the protein MNTHPPQLMEATSAKIVMLGESGAGKSSIALRFTRNEFLANQETTIGAAFLSKTVMIPPPRGVAAAPGGATSAQTLQQQMRALKYEIWDTAGQERFRSLAPIYYRGACGALVVYDITNSESLKKAQTWIKELRANADPSLIIVLVGNKKDLESLRQVSFEDGQRLAAEEQLAAFYEASAKDNNNVEQVFLDLAAKLLDQGLGNRGGTAGGARGGVVAPRGERVEQSNESVSQSTCC, from the coding sequence ATGAatacccacccacctcaGCTGATGGAGGCGACGTCCGCGAAGATAGTGATGCTCGGTGAGTCCGGTGCTGGCAAGAGCTCCATCGCGCTCCGCTTTACGCGCAACGAGTTCTTAGCCAACCAGGAGACCACCATCGGTGCTGCCTTTCTGTCCAAGACGGTGATGAtaccgccaccgcgcggAGTCGCGGCTGCCCCCGGCGGTGCCACCTCTGCTCAAACTCTTCAGCAACAGATGCGAGCACTGAAGTACGAAATTTGGGATACGGCGGGGCAGGAACGCTtccgctctctcgccccGATTTACTACCGCGGCGCCTGCGGTGCTCTTGTCGTGTATGATATCACGAATAGCGAGAGCCTCAAGAAGGCTCAGACTTGGATCAAAGAGCTCCGAGCAAACGCAGACCCGTCACTCATTATTGTGCTCGTCGGAAACAAGAAGGACCTGGAGTCTCTGCGGCAGGTGTCCTTCGAGGATGGCCAGCGTCTCGCTGCTGAggagcagctcgccgccTTCTACGAGGCGTCTGCAAAGGACAACAACAATGTGGAGCAGGTGTTTCTCGATTTAGCTGCCAAGCTCCTCGACCAGGGCTTGGGCAACCGTGGCGGGACTGCTGGAggtgcacgcggcggcgtggtTGCACCGCGCGGCGAGCGCGTGGAACAGAGTAACGAATCGGTCTCCCAGTCTACCTGCTGCTGA